agactcacataaaattaaatgataggtcctatttatctcaaatattcttTGAAGCAGACAAGTAATAATGTTATCGTGACGATCATATTACTGGAGTTGATGTCATTGAAGCTACATTAAGTGTACGTATTAAGTATATCAAGGAAAAATCATGCAATGTTTTTCAAAGGAGCTCCCTAAATCATGATGTATGTACTTCACAACATATTTTCTGCTCAAACGAACCGATCCAtaacaaacaaaattttcaacaaccgcattacaaattaaattaagaagagggacttcatatataatatatgtcaATTATCACTAATAGGAGGACAAGTCCTAACTCAATTACCCCTGAAAGATTCTTGTTACAATAACAAATTCATATGAAAGATGAGGCCTCATAATTGTGGTTGGTTGTTTTAACATGactaatgctacatacagtttTAGATTGTATAAATCTAACgtaatctatttaaaaaaatattagagtctattattaaaaaatattttttttttaaaagaggcTTGCACACCTAAAAGTACCAATATCATACATTTGTCACTTTGTGAGGAAATCGCCGTACGTGATAGCGGTCAATAAAATCAGTTGCTAATTATTATAAGTAAGTTGGtgtcattattttgtttttttttttttgttttttaaagtaGTTGGTGTCATTATTCAACACGCATGCTTAATGGTGTCAccaatttactaataattattatacACATGTGATTATTGTATTAAATGTAAGTCCTTgattaaagaaaaggaaacttTCCTTccacaatatattatattattctctagctagctagtatatGCTAACCTCATGACCTGTATACATTGAACATTCTATACTATATActactctctttttcttttaattattattattttttttatcgaaaAGGGTGATGCTTTGGAATCTCAAGAACAAATCTCGCATAGAGAAGAAACTATACAACTAAATTCCATTGGTTTAACCAAATGCTAGTCAAATGTAAATATTGATGAAGACGTATAAAAACTACTCTACATTGACTTAGCcaaagattaattaattaagatggaTGGATTTTTCACTACAGTTGTTCAACAAATATGTAAGGAAATATTGTAGATCTAggcaaattatttttaattgttagtttcttcttttccccCAATTGTGAAGCCCAGCCCCAAACCCAATATTTTGGTTTACTATCTTTTGTCACTGTGGGCCTGGCCTTAGGAAGTCCAAACTAGGACCTGAAACCCAGCCACTTACCCCGTACGACGATGTTTTGGCTTAAAGGGGTTAAAATCCTAAGTTCTTCattcttcatcttttctttccttcctcctCTTCCAGAGTCAAACACTTGCTCTTCATCCTTCTCAGTAGTTGCCTTCTACCCCACTTCTTCGGCACCATCGCATCGCCGCCACACCAAACTCATCGTTACTAGTAGTCCATCGATATCTCTGTTCCTAGGTCCATTTAtttttgcttctctctctctctgccatcTTTCCTCTCTGCTGTAGCCCTACCCCACACCATTGTCATTGGAGATGTCTCAGGCAGCCAGCCACCTATAAGGCTCCGTCCCTCTCTCTCAATCACCTCCTAACTTTTGCTCGGTTCCCTGTCACGGTGTTGTTCCAACAACCGCCCATCTGCCACCTTCGTCGTTGTGATGCGTCTCCCCTGCTCATCACTAATCAACCTCAAGCCCCAGCAGATGCCTCCATCTCGGTGATGCCCTTCTTCccatagatctctctctctctctctctctctctctatccccCCCTTAGTTAAGGTGCCGCCGTCATGAATCGCCACCCTTCGCTGCTCATTGAGGTAGTCCGACCACCCCCACCCCTCTAGTTCCAACTCAGCCTCTCCCCTCTCAGATCTTCCCCAATAATGAAACCagattgctctctctctctctcagggtTTTACTTACTGCCGCCAATAGTCACCAACCACTACTAGTCCCCCTTCCCATCCCTTGAGTTCATCATATCCGCCACCAACAACTTTTCACACGTTGAGTCTCGTTTTGCCCAAAAACCACCACTGTCCATTGTGCCCCGCCACCGCCGCCGCCGTACTTCGTCCATCTTGACGCTACCATAGTAAGCTATCTGCCACTctgttttcatatttatttttcggCATCGTCAGTTTTAACTCACTATTTTCTATCTCGCAGCAATGCGCATGCACACACGAGATACCTTAGAAAACTCGCTCAATCATCCAAGATTGCCTTCCGCATTGTAAGTGAAACCCTAGGCTGACCCTTGGAATACTGACACTAGAAAATTATTTAACTATATTGTTGCAGCTTGGTTGTGTTGGAATTATTGGCTGAGGGCTGGGTAAAGCATTGGGAATCGCATGTAGTTGTGATTTGTGAATCTGTgtattgcaaaatataaaataaaaaaatgcagcAGTAGGTTTCAACGGGATCCCCCAGCGGGATCCCTAGCTTTTTCCTTAACAAAAATGCTATGTGTCCTTATCAATTATCTCTCGactcactttttattttttttaattttttaatttaatgattaagatacgatttttttaataatgttgtaaattttattttaaaaaatatataaatgtacaagaaaaaaaaaggcagtaGCACCGTAGCACGACTTTACTCTACTTAGCTCACCGAATACATCACACTAATTAGCTCACAGATTACGTCACCAGCTCAGCCCCAACTCCTTATGCTCATTCTATATAAGTAGTACTGGTCTCAACATCTCCCCcaaatcatctctctctctctctctctctctctctctctctctctctctctccctcttgtcACTTTTCTGCATTCTACGTGTGTGATAAAAGAAATGGCGAAATCACCAGAGGAAGTGCATCCGGAGAAGGCTTTTGGATGGGCAGCTAGAGATTCTTCTGGCGTCCTCTCGCCTTTCAAATTCTCCAGGAGGTCCTGAtctttctcttaattttatatatctgcATGTCCTTCAAATCTTGCTTGATTCCAAGTTTTGATGCtccaaaactataaattaagaactagaagaggaaatatttatagattgttatgctatatatataaactttcattttactttttttttttctttcctttcttggtGTTTAATAACATCTataatttagttattttattcttgagtcatgtcatttaatttttataatgaaaataaacttaattatttaaatttaaaatgatttaagatGTCGTATTAAATGCTGCACTGCATACTCAAGTTTGATCATGGCTAACATATATATTCGTTAAAggtaatatatgtatatatatatatatatatatattaattatatatgaaggtGCAGCATGAGTCAGAGGCCTTAACAATCGAccaaattggtttttttttttttttaaaaaaaaccgaccaaattgaattttctattgtcatgcatgtcatgatcACGCCAATCCTAATCTATTTGTCCCTGAAGAAAAAGGTTGGCGAGCCCACTATCTGTtttttaaaagggaaaaaaaatcagaaatcttaaaataatgtttttgaaatcttaaaataatgaGAATAAGCTCGGGTTGGGATATAataagtgttttatctcatctcattattacaaatttttcaaatttttacataagatataataaataattcaactttttcaaattttaaaataataataaaattaaaaaataatattttatttaacttttcacttttattttaattcatctcacctcaatgttttagaattttaaagcGCGGTTTTTGGTATAACCTTTTTCAGCGAAAAAGCGAATGCCTTATTGCTTATAGGATTCCTTACTTTATTAATTTAGGATTCATTTctcaatattctttttttatcccatctgaattggtttgttttttatCACACATAAATTAATGGTTTGTGATGGTGTTTGCAGGGCAACCGGAGAGAAGGACATAAGATTCAAAGTTCTTTATTGCGGAGTATGCCACTCCGACCTTCACCTGGCCAAGAGCGAATGGGAGGACTTTTCCATCTACCCACTAGTTCCTGGGTATATATCATGTTTCTCAGCATTGACTAcaattttgtactttttcagccatctataatattttcctcagctataattttcttgtgtaaagagattttgaagcCATGGCATCGGAACTTGTTTTTGCAGGCACGAAATTGTCGGGGTAGTAACAGAAGTGGGGAGCAAGGTGAACAAAGTAAAAGTGGGAGATAAAGTAGGAGTGGGATGCCTTGTTGGTGCATGTCACTCCTGTGATGACTGTAATAGTGATCTTGAGTCTTACTGCACCAAAATGATACTAACCTACAGTACCATTTACCACGATGGAACAGTAACATATGGAGGCTACTCAGACACAATGATAGCTGATGAGCGCTACGTTGTTCGGTTCCCAGAAAATCTACCGCTTGACGCTGGTGCTCCACTTCTTTGTGCAGGAATCACAGTTTATAGTCCCTTGAAATATTATGGTCTTGCAGAGGCAGGTAAGCATATTGGGGTTGTTGGCTTAGGTGGGCTCGGTCATGTTGCTGTTAAATTTGCCAAGGCTTTCGGAGCAAAAGTGACAGTAATTAGTACCTCCTCTAGCAAGAAGGATGAAGCTTTGGAACATCTTGGTGCGGACTCATTTTTAGTTAGCCGTGACCAAGAAGAAATGCAGGTGAATGTTCTATAGCGTTTAACTTATTCTTTACTTTGCAATATATATTCTGTTTTTTATGCTCTTCATATACGATTTTGGAAAAAGGCGCTCTTGAGTTTGAACAGATCCCCTCAAGTTCGTGTTTGAACTTGCGGGTCTCAAATATTAAAGAGATAAACATATAAAGTATCTCTTAAAGCATTTGTTACTGTCTACATAGATGTTTTAGACAATgatcaataaatattgtaaactCGCTTCATGTGTCCATCGCTCCCCCACTTGAGAGGATCTTGATCTATATACTTTTAATCTAACCTACAGAACCTGACATGAGGCACATTAAATTTGTGTAGGCTGCACAAG
This genomic interval from Juglans microcarpa x Juglans regia isolate MS1-56 chromosome 4D, Jm3101_v1.0, whole genome shotgun sequence contains the following:
- the LOC121258975 gene encoding probable mannitol dehydrogenase, translating into MAKSPEEVHPEKAFGWAARDSSGVLSPFKFSRRATGEKDIRFKVLYCGVCHSDLHLAKSEWEDFSIYPLVPGHEIVGVVTEVGSKVNKVKVGDKVGVGCLVGACHSCDDCNSDLESYCTKMILTYSTIYHDGTVTYGGYSDTMIADERYVVRFPENLPLDAGAPLLCAGITVYSPLKYYGLAEAGKHIGVVGLGGLGHVAVKFAKAFGAKVTVISTSSSKKDEALEHLGADSFLVSRDQEEMQAAQGTLDGIIDTISAVHSLLPLIGLLKTHGKLVMVGAPEKPLELPVFPLLIGRKMVAGSATGGMKEIQEMLDFAAKHNITADVEVIPMEYVNTAFERLAKGDVRYRFVIDIGNTLAATEP